From Amphritea atlantica, a single genomic window includes:
- a CDS encoding D-amino acid dehydrogenase, translating into MKILILGSGVIGVTSAWYLAKQGHQVTIIDRQSAPAMETSFANAGQISPGYSAPWAAPGVPLKAIKWMMQDLAPLMINPKVNANTLKWMTKMLSNCTQTSYHTNKARMMRLAEYSRDCFKDLRSEIEIDYEGRTGGTLQLFRTQKQVDAAAKDISVLQECGVSYEVLDRDGCVSREPALGFVKDKIVGGLRLPGDETGDCFKFTNALADECKKLGVEFKFDIEIEGLLSDDTQIVGVKTKQGTFTADRYLMCLGSYSTLLLANVGVAVPVYPIKGYSLTLPIVDETKAPVSTVMDETYKVAVTRFEDRIRVGGTAEITSYDISLQEKRRKNVEFTVGDLFPGGGDIEKAEFWTGLRPMTPDGTPVLGGTRYPNLYLNTGHGTLGWTMSLGSGKFVADVISGNKTDIDPEGLSVTRYGQK; encoded by the coding sequence ATGAAGATTTTGATTTTGGGTAGTGGCGTTATCGGTGTAACCAGCGCCTGGTATCTGGCTAAACAAGGCCATCAGGTTACCATCATTGATCGCCAGAGCGCTCCGGCTATGGAGACCAGTTTTGCAAATGCCGGTCAGATCTCGCCAGGTTATTCTGCACCCTGGGCCGCCCCGGGAGTTCCGTTAAAAGCAATTAAGTGGATGATGCAGGATCTAGCACCCTTGATGATCAACCCTAAAGTGAATGCAAATACACTGAAGTGGATGACCAAGATGCTGTCTAACTGCACCCAGACCTCATACCATACCAACAAAGCGCGCATGATGCGTCTTGCTGAGTATAGTCGTGATTGTTTCAAAGATCTTCGTTCTGAAATCGAAATTGACTATGAAGGCCGTACCGGAGGCACGCTGCAGCTGTTCCGTACCCAGAAACAGGTGGATGCTGCGGCTAAAGATATCTCTGTACTTCAAGAGTGCGGTGTTAGTTATGAGGTGCTGGACCGTGACGGTTGTGTGTCCCGTGAACCCGCGCTGGGCTTTGTTAAAGATAAAATCGTTGGTGGTCTGCGTCTGCCGGGCGATGAGACCGGTGACTGTTTCAAATTCACTAATGCCCTGGCGGACGAGTGTAAAAAGCTGGGGGTCGAGTTTAAGTTTGATATCGAGATCGAAGGGCTGCTCAGCGATGACACCCAGATTGTGGGTGTTAAAACCAAACAGGGCACATTCACGGCTGATCGTTATCTGATGTGTCTGGGTAGCTACAGTACCCTGCTGCTGGCTAATGTCGGGGTTGCGGTACCGGTCTATCCGATTAAGGGGTACTCACTGACGCTGCCGATCGTTGATGAAACTAAAGCGCCGGTGTCTACCGTGATGGATGAAACCTATAAAGTCGCCGTGACCCGTTTTGAAGACCGTATCCGTGTCGGAGGGACTGCTGAGATCACTTCCTACGATATCTCTCTACAGGAGAAACGCCGTAAGAATGTTGAGTTTACCGTCGGTGATCTGTTCCCCGGTGGTGGCGATATTGAAAAGGCTGAATTCTGGACCGGCCTGCGGCCGATGACGCCGGACGGTACTCCGGTTCTGGGGGGCACCCGCTATCCGAACCTGTATCTGAATACCGGTCATGGCACGCTGGGCTGGACCATGTCTCTGGGGTCAGGCAAGTTTGTTGCTGACGTTATCAGCGGCAATAAAACGGATATTGATCCAGAAGGACTTTCTGTCACCCGTTATGGTCAAAAGTAA
- a CDS encoding D-serine ammonia-lyase gives MGHIIDTPLGQTLRAGKPTLWLNPEFKADKALQSSELSLTDIHQADQRLRRCAALLQQLFPELISSNGLIESELLSANNLQQLHYPDLSGKLMIKGDHALPVAGSIKARGGIHEVLCHAEQLALEHGIISSYDDNYLKLLSEDAQALFNRHEIAVSSTGNLGLSIGIISAALGFRSVVHMSVEAKQWKKQRLRDRGVTVVEHSDDYSAAVAAGRAASNADPVSYFVDDENSPRLFLGYAVAALRLQQQLIEQQIPVDAEHPLFVYIPCGVGGAPGGINFGLKQIFGAHVHCFFAEPVQAPCVLIGMQADDKQHPESVYQVGLRVDTEADGLAVSMASGWVCSVIENMLSGIFTVTDEELFRNLFRLCQSEGIEVEPSAAAGLSGPVWLTGTEPGKAYQQQQRLEPLMHNATHLLWTTGGLFVPAEEMQKFQQRGSQLSAR, from the coding sequence ATGGGTCATATAATTGATACACCACTGGGACAGACTCTCCGTGCCGGCAAACCAACACTCTGGCTGAACCCTGAATTCAAGGCTGACAAAGCTCTTCAAAGCAGTGAGCTCTCTCTTACCGACATTCATCAGGCAGACCAGCGTCTGCGGCGTTGCGCCGCTCTGCTACAACAGCTGTTTCCAGAACTCATCAGCAGCAATGGACTGATCGAGTCAGAACTCCTGTCAGCGAACAACCTGCAACAACTGCACTATCCCGATTTATCAGGCAAACTAATGATAAAGGGTGATCACGCCCTGCCTGTTGCCGGATCGATCAAAGCGCGGGGTGGCATTCATGAAGTACTCTGCCATGCAGAACAGCTGGCACTGGAACATGGCATCATCAGTAGCTACGACGATAATTACCTCAAACTACTCAGTGAAGATGCTCAGGCACTTTTCAACCGTCATGAGATAGCGGTCAGCAGCACCGGAAATCTTGGTCTGAGTATCGGCATCATCAGCGCGGCTCTGGGCTTCAGGTCGGTCGTACACATGTCGGTCGAAGCCAAGCAGTGGAAAAAACAACGATTGCGTGACCGGGGTGTTACCGTTGTCGAGCACAGCGATGATTACAGTGCAGCCGTTGCTGCGGGCCGGGCCGCCTCCAACGCCGACCCCGTCAGCTACTTTGTTGATGATGAAAACTCTCCCCGACTGTTTCTTGGCTACGCCGTTGCCGCCCTGCGTCTGCAACAGCAGCTGATTGAACAGCAGATTCCTGTAGATGCAGAACACCCCCTTTTTGTTTATATACCCTGCGGGGTCGGTGGCGCACCCGGCGGCATTAACTTTGGTCTGAAACAGATTTTCGGTGCCCATGTGCACTGTTTCTTTGCCGAACCGGTTCAGGCGCCCTGCGTACTGATCGGCATGCAGGCTGACGATAAGCAACATCCGGAATCGGTTTATCAGGTCGGACTCAGGGTGGACACAGAAGCTGATGGCCTGGCCGTTAGCATGGCATCCGGCTGGGTCTGCTCAGTCATAGAAAACATGCTGAGCGGCATTTTTACCGTCACCGATGAGGAGCTGTTCAGAAACCTCTTCCGGCTCTGCCAGAGTGAAGGTATTGAGGTAGAACCCTCAGCCGCTGCAGGATTGTCAGGGCCCGTCTGGCTAACCGGAACAGAACCGGGCAAAGCGTATCAGCAACAACAGCGGCTGGAACCCTTAATGCACAACGCCACTCACCTGCTGTGGACCACCGGCGGCCTGTTTGTACCGGCAGAAGAGATGCAGAAATTTCAACAGCGCGGCAGTCAACTCTCGGCACGGTAA
- a CDS encoding RidA family protein, translated as MPTKTIIATENAPSAIGTYSQAVKVDNTVYMSGQIPLVPATMEMVTESFEAQAVQVFDNLKAVAEAAGGSMNDLVKVNILLTDLANFATVNEVMARYFDQPYPARAAYAVKALPKDADIEVEAVMVVG; from the coding sequence ATGCCAACTAAGACTATCATTGCCACTGAAAATGCACCTTCTGCTATCGGTACATATTCACAGGCTGTCAAAGTAGATAACACTGTATATATGTCTGGCCAGATCCCACTGGTGCCGGCCACCATGGAGATGGTAACCGAGTCGTTTGAAGCTCAGGCGGTTCAGGTGTTTGATAACCTGAAAGCGGTTGCTGAAGCAGCGGGCGGTTCTATGAATGATCTGGTTAAAGTGAACATTCTTCTGACAGATCTGGCTAACTTTGCCACTGTGAATGAAGTCATGGCGCGTTATTTCGATCAGCCTTACCCAGCCCGTGCTGCCTATGCGGTAAAAGCACTGCCTAAAGATGCGGATATCGAAGTTGAAGCCGTGATGGTGGTTGGCTAA
- a CDS encoding homoserine kinase yields MSVYTPVTRDQLERYLQQYSVGELIDFQGIEAGVENTNYFVTTTDGEFVLTLVESVSHEQLPFILDYIEHLTQQGVACARPIHLQDNSLYGQLNDRPAVLMSRLSGSPLQNPNDQQASIIGLTLAQMHQFSAQLENQQTVDIYQWCSDLGARLMPHLSADDQQTLQHNLMDAGQILWSDLPGGPVHADLFPDNALFEGDTLCGLIDFYHACSAPYLYDLCVTLNAWCFDERSSEYDFNKALLILDSYQSVRPLNSDEQRSFSKMLQVAAMRFWLSRLRDIHFRKEGEVVTRKDPQGKLQLLKLLCENQQLDAAS; encoded by the coding sequence ATGTCTGTCTACACACCAGTCACCCGGGATCAACTTGAACGCTACCTGCAGCAATACAGTGTAGGCGAGCTAATCGATTTTCAGGGCATTGAAGCCGGTGTAGAAAATACGAACTATTTTGTTACCACCACGGACGGAGAGTTTGTCCTGACACTGGTGGAGTCAGTCAGCCATGAGCAGCTACCCTTTATTCTTGATTATATCGAGCACCTGACACAGCAGGGTGTCGCCTGTGCCAGACCGATCCATTTGCAAGACAACAGCCTGTATGGACAACTGAACGACCGTCCTGCGGTCCTGATGTCACGACTCTCGGGTAGCCCGCTGCAAAACCCCAATGATCAGCAGGCGAGTATTATAGGGCTGACGCTGGCGCAGATGCACCAGTTCTCGGCACAACTCGAAAACCAACAGACGGTAGATATCTATCAGTGGTGTTCAGATCTGGGGGCCAGACTGATGCCTCACCTGTCAGCCGATGATCAGCAGACCCTGCAGCACAACCTGATGGATGCCGGACAAATCCTCTGGAGCGACCTGCCGGGCGGCCCTGTTCATGCAGACCTGTTTCCGGACAACGCCTTGTTTGAAGGCGACACACTCTGTGGACTGATAGATTTTTATCATGCCTGCTCGGCCCCCTACCTGTATGACCTGTGTGTCACCCTGAACGCCTGGTGTTTTGACGAGCGCAGCTCAGAGTACGACTTCAACAAAGCGCTGCTGATACTCGACAGTTACCAGTCTGTTCGTCCGCTGAATAGCGATGAACAGAGAAGTTTCAGTAAAATGCTACAGGTTGCGGCGATGCGCTTCTGGTTGTCCCGGCTGCGGGATATCCACTTTCGCAAGGAGGGTGAGGTTGTCACCCGTAAAGATCCGCAAGGCAAGCTGCAACTGTTAAAACTGCTGTGCGAGAACCAACAGCTGGATGCCGCAAGCTAA
- a CDS encoding DUF4188 domain-containing protein yields MYAVIFRAEIARLDEEYGQMAARMRELAIQEYGCLEFTSVTEGNSEIAVSYWSSKEQISAWKQNAEHLVAQQKGRSQWYASYRVQVVEVVREYSA; encoded by the coding sequence ATGTATGCGGTAATTTTCAGGGCAGAGATCGCCCGGTTAGATGAAGAGTACGGCCAGATGGCTGCCAGAATGCGTGAGCTGGCGATACAGGAATATGGTTGCCTCGAGTTTACCTCCGTCACCGAGGGGAATAGCGAGATAGCGGTCTCATACTGGAGCAGTAAAGAGCAGATTAGCGCCTGGAAACAGAATGCCGAACACCTGGTCGCGCAGCAAAAAGGGCGTTCGCAGTGGTATGCCTCATATCGGGTTCAGGTTGTCGAAGTAGTGCGGGAATACAGCGCATAA
- a CDS encoding TraB/GumN family protein — MGFTQGIFRTLALISLSVVTLTAAADSSVWKVSSGDNLLYVGGTLHVLRQKDYPLPVEFDRAYQAADTLIFETDIAQLHRPAVMQKMQQAMRYPEGISGLDKRVSAALYQRIVKVWSQYGLPVEALSGLRPSGIVITLTLLNLRQIGVDAQGIDDFYHSRATAEGKPVAGLESVDQQIRLLAGMGAGDEEKFMRMSLDELEESGRVINEMVDAWRRGSLVDLERLVIDDMRRESPAAFRVLMVDRNQKWLPQIETMLHSRPVEFVLVGSAHLAGKEGLIHQLQQRGYRVEPVQN, encoded by the coding sequence ATGGGGTTCACACAAGGTATATTCAGGACGCTAGCGCTGATTAGCTTATCCGTTGTCACGTTGACGGCAGCGGCCGATAGCAGCGTCTGGAAGGTCAGTTCAGGCGATAATCTGCTCTATGTTGGCGGAACACTGCATGTTTTACGGCAGAAAGACTACCCGCTGCCTGTTGAATTTGACCGGGCTTATCAGGCTGCAGACACTTTGATTTTTGAAACGGATATTGCGCAGCTGCATAGACCCGCAGTGATGCAGAAAATGCAGCAGGCCATGAGGTATCCTGAGGGGATCAGCGGGCTGGATAAGCGGGTTTCAGCTGCACTTTATCAGCGTATCGTGAAGGTCTGGAGCCAGTATGGTTTACCGGTTGAGGCCCTCAGTGGGCTGCGTCCATCGGGTATCGTCATTACCCTGACATTGCTTAATCTGCGGCAGATAGGCGTGGATGCTCAGGGTATTGATGACTTTTACCATAGCCGGGCTACCGCAGAGGGTAAACCGGTGGCCGGGCTGGAATCGGTGGATCAGCAGATCCGCTTGCTGGCGGGTATGGGGGCGGGTGATGAAGAAAAGTTTATGCGGATGTCACTGGACGAGCTGGAAGAGTCGGGCAGGGTGATCAATGAGATGGTTGATGCCTGGCGCCGGGGTAGCCTTGTCGACCTTGAACGTCTGGTGATTGACGATATGCGTCGTGAGTCGCCAGCTGCATTTCGCGTTTTAATGGTCGATCGTAACCAGAAGTGGTTGCCCCAGATAGAGACTATGTTACACAGCCGGCCAGTGGAGTTTGTGCTGGTGGGCAGTGCTCACCTGGCCGGGAAAGAGGGGCTGATACATCAGTTACAGCAACGGGGCTACCGGGTTGAGCCAGTGCAGAACTGA
- the alr gene encoding alanine racemase gives MSRAAKITVDLDAIRHNYRLARSLNTAGNAAAIIKANAYGHNAVKVARALEAEADAFGVACIEEGVELIEAGIKKPVLLLEGFFEVSELPYISEHGMWCAVHSLYQIEQIAEATLSKPVTVWLKMNSGMNRLGIHPDDYQAAFQRLKQLDNVSDVVLMTHFASSDELDKITTEEQLAVFNRASEGLDAPHCLANSAAVLAWQDARRDWMRPGLMLYGATPFPEAQEQADKLLPAMTLTSEVIAIRDVQPGECVGYGGHFVADRPSRVGTVALGYADGYPRHAVTGTPVWINGQRARIIGRVSMDMLGVDLTDIPDAGIGTEVEFWGRNVTAAEVATYCDTIPYTLFTGITRRVHKHYINE, from the coding sequence ATGAGTCGAGCAGCAAAAATAACGGTTGATCTGGATGCTATCCGGCATAACTACCGATTGGCACGTTCCCTTAATACAGCAGGTAATGCTGCTGCAATCATCAAGGCTAATGCATACGGCCATAACGCCGTTAAGGTTGCCAGAGCGCTGGAAGCTGAAGCTGATGCATTTGGTGTTGCCTGTATTGAAGAGGGTGTCGAGTTGATTGAAGCCGGTATTAAAAAACCTGTTTTGTTGCTCGAGGGTTTCTTTGAGGTCAGTGAGCTGCCGTATATCAGTGAGCATGGTATGTGGTGTGCAGTGCACAGTCTGTATCAGATTGAGCAGATAGCCGAAGCGACACTGAGTAAGCCGGTGACTGTCTGGCTGAAAATGAATTCCGGTATGAATCGCTTAGGTATTCATCCGGATGATTATCAGGCTGCGTTTCAGCGCCTTAAGCAGCTGGATAATGTATCAGATGTCGTTTTGATGACTCACTTTGCCAGCTCTGATGAGCTGGACAAAATCACGACTGAGGAACAACTGGCCGTATTTAACCGGGCCAGCGAAGGGCTGGATGCGCCACACTGCCTGGCCAATTCTGCCGCTGTGCTGGCCTGGCAGGATGCCCGCCGTGACTGGATGCGTCCGGGACTGATGCTGTATGGAGCAACACCGTTCCCTGAAGCTCAGGAACAGGCTGATAAACTGCTTCCGGCGATGACGCTGACCTCCGAAGTCATTGCGATACGCGATGTGCAGCCGGGTGAATGCGTCGGCTATGGTGGTCACTTTGTTGCTGATAGACCTTCCCGCGTGGGGACGGTTGCGCTGGGGTATGCTGATGGTTATCCGCGCCATGCCGTTACCGGTACCCCGGTATGGATAAATGGTCAACGCGCACGGATTATCGGCCGGGTATCGATGGATATGCTGGGCGTTGATCTGACGGATATTCCGGACGCAGGGATCGGTACCGAGGTCGAGTTCTGGGGGCGTAATGTAACGGCTGCAGAGGTCGCTACCTATTGCGATACAATCCCTTACACGTTGTTCACCGGCATCACTCGTCGGGTGCATAAGCATTATATAAACGAATAA
- a CDS encoding LysR family transcriptional regulator, with protein MHTNSQILAAMRTFEAAARLHSFSQAANELSITPGAVSQQIKNLESQIGVILFTRKIRQVELTAEGLQFYETVRPALVSIENCLSRIKRSGLEGNVRLRSIPSFVFKWLIPRLGGFQKRYPDIRIETIAEGSLLDLKNRDFDIAIDYGLGSYPGLSCSLMMNENLFPVVSPEYFSDIDWSKPGALNRVPLLHDTAPWADAEPDAEWRYWLSVSGMDEIETGRGHYFNRGDMAIKAAESGLGVAIARESLLTDEIIRGRLFAPYAKQKCRCRYYIVYAHGALNNPRIKAVHDWLIEIGSQPG; from the coding sequence ATGCATACTAATAGTCAGATTCTCGCGGCCATGAGAACGTTTGAAGCAGCGGCACGGTTGCACAGTTTCAGTCAGGCAGCCAATGAGTTGTCGATTACCCCCGGGGCGGTTAGCCAGCAGATCAAAAACCTCGAAAGCCAGATAGGGGTTATCCTTTTTACCCGCAAGATTCGTCAGGTGGAGCTGACTGCTGAAGGGCTGCAGTTTTATGAGACCGTCAGGCCGGCGTTGGTGAGTATTGAAAACTGTCTCAGTCGTATCAAACGATCCGGTCTGGAAGGCAATGTCAGGTTACGTTCGATTCCTTCATTCGTATTTAAGTGGCTGATCCCGCGTCTGGGCGGTTTCCAGAAGCGCTATCCTGATATTCGTATCGAGACGATAGCAGAGGGAAGCCTGCTTGATTTGAAAAACCGGGACTTTGATATCGCGATTGATTATGGCCTGGGAAGCTATCCCGGCCTTAGTTGTTCACTGATGATGAATGAGAATCTGTTTCCGGTTGTCAGTCCTGAGTACTTCAGTGATATCGACTGGAGTAAACCGGGGGCGCTAAACCGGGTGCCTCTGTTGCATGACACTGCGCCCTGGGCGGATGCCGAACCCGATGCAGAGTGGCGTTACTGGCTCAGCGTCAGCGGCATGGATGAGATTGAAACTGGCCGGGGGCACTACTTTAATCGCGGTGATATGGCGATTAAGGCTGCCGAATCCGGGCTGGGCGTGGCAATTGCCCGGGAGTCGTTGCTCACGGATGAGATCATTCGTGGGCGCTTATTTGCACCCTACGCAAAGCAGAAGTGTCGCTGCCGTTACTATATTGTATATGCTCATGGCGCCCTGAATAACCCAAGGATTAAGGCTGTCCATGACTGGCTTATTGAGATTGGCAGTCAGCCTGGCTGA
- the gcvT gene encoding glycine cleavage system aminomethyltransferase GcvT, which produces MSELNKTPLYDLHLELGGKMVPFAGFEMPVQYPMGVKKEHIHTREHAGLFDVSHMGQVKLSGANAAAELEKLVPVDIIDLPVGKQRYALFTNPHGGIMDDLMVTNYGDHLYVVVNAACKAQDIAHMQANLGEGVELEVLDDRALVALQGPEAAQALTRICPEAGEMVFMDSRHISIDGVECFISRSGYTGEDGYEISIPADQAERLCRLFIAQPEVELIGLGARDSLRLESGLCLYGHDLDQNTTPIEGSLIWAISKCRRADGERAGGFPGAEKIFDQIANKNVTRKRVGLIALGKAPIREGAELVNTDGVRIGEVTSGSFGPTLGVPIAMGHVASEYAALETEIYALVRGKQLPMVVSKTPFIEQRYYRG; this is translated from the coding sequence CGATGGGCGTTAAAAAAGAACATATCCACACCCGCGAACATGCGGGTCTGTTTGATGTTTCCCACATGGGACAGGTGAAACTGAGCGGTGCAAATGCCGCAGCTGAACTGGAAAAGCTGGTTCCGGTCGACATCATCGATCTGCCAGTAGGCAAACAACGCTATGCACTGTTCACTAATCCCCATGGCGGTATTATGGATGACCTCATGGTCACCAACTACGGCGATCATCTGTACGTCGTGGTGAATGCCGCCTGTAAAGCACAGGACATTGCACATATGCAGGCGAATCTGGGCGAAGGTGTAGAACTGGAAGTACTGGACGATCGTGCGCTGGTTGCGCTGCAGGGCCCCGAAGCCGCTCAGGCCCTTACGCGTATCTGTCCTGAGGCCGGTGAAATGGTCTTTATGGATTCCCGCCACATCAGCATTGATGGTGTTGAATGCTTCATCAGTCGCTCCGGCTATACCGGCGAAGATGGCTATGAGATCTCCATTCCGGCCGATCAGGCTGAACGCCTCTGCCGTCTGTTTATTGCACAACCGGAAGTTGAACTTATCGGTCTGGGAGCCCGCGACTCGTTACGTCTGGAATCCGGCCTGTGCCTCTACGGTCATGACCTTGATCAGAACACCACCCCGATAGAGGGCAGCCTGATCTGGGCGATCAGTAAATGTCGTCGTGCCGATGGCGAGCGGGCAGGCGGTTTCCCCGGCGCCGAGAAGATTTTTGATCAGATCGCCAACAAAAATGTCACCCGCAAGCGGGTAGGCCTGATTGCGCTGGGTAAAGCCCCAATCCGCGAAGGTGCAGAACTGGTTAACACCGATGGCGTCAGGATCGGTGAAGTGACCAGCGGCAGCTTTGGCCCGACGCTGGGTGTTCCAATTGCGATGGGACATGTCGCTTCTGAGTATGCAGCACTGGAAACAGAAATATATGCTCTGGTTCGCGGTAAGCAGTTACCGATGGTGGTATCAAAAACCCCCTTTATCGAACAGCGTTACTATCGCGGCTGA
- the lipA gene encoding lipoyl synthase, protein MEKIPLKQLKGESKMSRLREKPDPTRERLRKPDWIRIDARSNANVKKVKQQLRELNLHTVCEEASCPNLAECFSNKTATLMIMGAICTRRCPFCDVAHGRPMALDPDEPKNVARNIAQLGLRYVVITSVDRDDLKDGGAGHFAECVREARALNEALKVEILVPDFRGRMEVALEKLSAQLPDVLNHNLETVPSLYSKVRPGADYFWSLSLLYQFKKLHPQVDTKSGIMVGLGETQEEVIKVMRDLRANDVDMITIGQYLQPTKHHLAVERYVTPEEFKEYEEIGYQLGFKNVASGPMVRSSYHADIQARAL, encoded by the coding sequence ATGGAGAAGATCCCTTTAAAACAACTGAAAGGCGAATCAAAAATGTCTCGCCTGCGGGAAAAACCTGACCCGACGCGGGAACGACTACGCAAACCGGACTGGATCCGTATTGATGCCCGTTCCAATGCCAATGTTAAAAAGGTTAAACAGCAGCTGCGTGAACTGAACCTGCATACCGTATGCGAAGAAGCCTCCTGCCCCAACCTGGCTGAGTGCTTCAGCAACAAAACAGCGACCCTTATGATCATGGGGGCGATCTGCACCCGACGCTGTCCGTTCTGTGATGTCGCCCATGGACGACCAATGGCACTGGACCCGGATGAACCCAAAAATGTTGCCCGCAATATCGCCCAGCTGGGGTTGCGCTACGTGGTCATTACATCGGTGGACCGGGATGACCTAAAAGATGGTGGCGCGGGTCATTTTGCCGAATGTGTCAGAGAAGCCCGGGCGCTGAATGAAGCACTGAAGGTGGAAATACTGGTACCGGATTTCCGTGGCCGCATGGAAGTTGCACTTGAAAAACTGTCCGCACAGTTACCGGATGTACTGAATCATAACCTCGAAACAGTCCCTTCGCTGTACAGTAAAGTACGGCCTGGTGCTGATTATTTCTGGTCTCTCAGCCTGCTCTACCAATTTAAAAAGCTGCACCCGCAGGTGGATACCAAGTCCGGCATCATGGTCGGTCTCGGTGAAACACAAGAAGAAGTCATTAAAGTGATGCGGGATCTGAGAGCCAACGATGTCGATATGATTACCATAGGCCAGTACCTGCAACCCACTAAACATCATCTGGCCGTGGAGCGCTATGTCACTCCGGAAGAGTTTAAAGAGTATGAAGAGATTGGCTACCAGTTGGGCTTTAAAAATGTCGCCAGCGGTCCAATGGTACGCTCCTCCTATCATGCGGATATTCAGGCCAGGGCTCTGTAG
- a CDS encoding Lrp/AsnC ligand binding domain-containing protein, whose amino-acid sequence MNTKQKRKLDKIDLNILKTLQENGRISYVDLADIVGLSTTPCMERVKRLEKDGLIQGYYARIDPQAMGYGMLVFVEISLSYQSPDAFLKFNKAVASLPYVLECHLVSGDADFLIKARIADMSEYRALLGEMLLTLPGVKNSKSYIVMEEVKETLSLPINPSSPRG is encoded by the coding sequence ATGAATACAAAACAAAAACGCAAGCTGGATAAAATTGATCTGAATATCCTGAAAACCCTGCAGGAAAACGGCCGCATCAGCTATGTCGACCTGGCGGACATCGTTGGCCTCAGTACGACACCGTGCATGGAGCGGGTCAAACGGCTGGAAAAGGATGGTTTGATTCAGGGGTACTATGCCCGCATTGATCCTCAGGCGATGGGTTATGGCATGCTGGTGTTTGTCGAGATCTCACTCTCCTATCAGTCACCGGATGCCTTCCTTAAGTTTAATAAAGCGGTAGCGTCCCTGCCCTATGTACTGGAATGTCACCTGGTTTCAGGAGATGCTGACTTTCTGATTAAAGCGCGTATCGCCGATATGTCCGAATACCGGGCGTTATTGGGAGAGATGCTGCTGACCCTGCCCGGTGTGAAAAACTCCAAGAGTTATATTGTCATGGAGGAAGTCAAAGAAACTCTCAGCCTGCCAATTAACCCGAGTAGCCCACGGGGCTAA